In the Natrinema sp. CBA1119 genome, CGCCCGGAGCGTGGCCGGGGCGTCGACGACGAGCGCGTCCGCCTCGAGGCGGGACTCCCCGATGGCGTCGTCGATCGCCGACTCGAGGTCGAGCCGAGCACGGGTACCGATGGCCGTGGCATTGCGGGCGAACTCCCGAACGTCGTCGACGAGGCGCTCGGCCCGGTCGAGAGTCGTTTCGACGGTGTCCTCCGCGAGGGGAAACTCCCATGCTTCGGCTCCGTCGTCCTCGAGCGCGTCGGCGACGGCCTCGAGCTGGCGCTGCAGGTCGTTCGAGAGCACGTCGGCGACGGCTTCGAGGCGTTCAGTCTGGCGTTCGAGTTCGTCCGTGCGGTCCCTGAGGATCCGTTCTCGGTCGGCCCGATCGAGGGCGGCCCGCGTGTTCTCGACCAGCGTCGAAATGAGGTCGACGTCGCTCTCGTCGAACCGGTGGGGCTCGAGCGAACCGGTCATGAGCACGCCGTGGGTCCCGATCGGTGCGATGATCTCCGAGCGCAGCGGCGTCTCGGGGTTGTAGATGTCGTCGACGGTCTCGAGGTCGTCGAACAGTTCGACGCCGCCGGCCTCGAAGACATCCCAGACGAGCCCCTCTCCGGGATTGAACCGCGGGAGGCCACCGAACTCGTCGTGTGCGCCGGCGGTGCCGGCGACCGGCTCGAGATAGCCCTGCTCCTCCTCGAGCAGCCAGATGCCGCTGATGGGGAGATCGAGTAGGTCGCTGCCGGAGTGGACGGCGATCGCGCAGATCTCTTCGGGGTCGTCGGACTCGAGGAGCCACCGGGTGACCTCGTGTAACGACGTGACGACGCGATCGTACTCGTGTTGGTCGGTAACGTCCCGGACGACGACGGCGACGGTCGCCCTGTTGTCCTCGACGGGGACGAACCGGAACTCACCCATTCGGTCGTCGCCGCCCCGACCGGTGTAGGGGAGCTCGAGCTGGCGACGGCCGGCGTTGCCGACGTCGACATCGGTGATCGCCCGGCCGATCTCGACGGCGCGTTCGGCGTCGATCCCTGCCAGTTCGGTCAGCGTCTCGATGTGCTCGCCGACGAGTCGCGATCGGCCGACGCCAAAGATCGACTCGGTCGCGCCGTTGACGGTGACGATCTCGCGGTTGCGATCGAGCGTGACGACGGCGTCCCGGATCGCCTCGACGACCGCGGCGTGCTGGGCCAGCGTCGTCTCCTGAGCCTTCCGCTCGCTGACGTCGCGCATGTACACCGAGAGGCCGGTCTCGGAGGGATAGGCCCGCGCCTCGAACCACG is a window encoding:
- a CDS encoding PAS domain-containing protein produces the protein MRSVPIVDRVTDAFFALDTGFRFTYLNERAETLLKRSRAELIGRVMWDEFPQTVETQFPEGFHRAMDEQVPVSFEIYHAPLKTWFEARAYPSETGLSVYMRDVSERKAQETTLAQHAAVVEAIRDAVVTLDRNREIVTVNGATESIFGVGRSRLVGEHIETLTELAGIDAERAVEIGRAITDVDVGNAGRRQLELPYTGRGGDDRMGEFRFVPVEDNRATVAVVVRDVTDQHEYDRVVTSLHEVTRWLLESDDPEEICAIAVHSGSDLLDLPISGIWLLEEEQGYLEPVAGTAGAHDEFGGLPRFNPGEGLVWDVFEAGGVELFDDLETVDDIYNPETPLRSEIIAPIGTHGVLMTGSLEPHRFDESDVDLISTLVENTRAALDRADRERILRDRTDELERQTERLEAVADVLSNDLQRQLEAVADALEDDGAEAWEFPLAEDTVETTLDRAERLVDDVREFARNATAIGTRARLDLESAIDDAIGESRLEADALVVDAPATLRADPERFVHLLETAFDSAAARADGDVTIQIGLVGFENGGSRGFFVLDDAAEIPPNAHERVLDPTADDDTAVDGLGLALVRAIGEAHDWKCTVTNGQNGGTRIEIRDITTLERRLE